The following are from one region of the Amycolatopsis sp. QT-25 genome:
- a CDS encoding 5-dehydro-4-deoxyglucarate dehydratase: MAQPKIELDGLLAFPLTPFTEGLELDLDVFAETVESHVAAGAGALFVACGTGEFSSLSPDEHAAILRKAREVVAGRVPVWVGAGGGAATARAGIAAAEAGGADGVLLLPPYLVTGPPSGLVDHVRYAVGESSIPVIVYHRSTGVFTPGSAAELLGIPSVVGIKDGFGDVELMSRIITTIRAADTERARDFLFFNGLPTAEVSARAYSAVGVARYSSAVHCFAPEIAARFHRALAENDDAVMEALLAGFYLPLVALRDEGQGFAVSLVKAAARLRGDKVGSVRPPLVEPTADQITRLEKIVHDGFAVLESVEVGA, from the coding sequence ATGGCACAGCCCAAGATCGAACTCGACGGCCTACTGGCGTTCCCCTTGACCCCCTTCACCGAGGGGCTGGAACTCGACCTCGACGTGTTCGCGGAAACCGTCGAGAGCCACGTGGCCGCCGGAGCCGGCGCGTTGTTCGTCGCCTGCGGTACGGGCGAATTCAGCTCGCTGTCCCCGGACGAGCACGCGGCGATCCTGCGCAAGGCTCGGGAAGTCGTCGCCGGGCGGGTGCCGGTGTGGGTCGGGGCCGGCGGCGGCGCGGCGACGGCCCGTGCCGGGATCGCGGCGGCGGAGGCGGGCGGCGCGGACGGCGTCCTCCTCCTGCCGCCCTACCTGGTCACCGGCCCGCCTTCCGGGCTGGTTGACCACGTCCGGTACGCCGTCGGGGAGTCCTCGATCCCGGTGATCGTGTACCACCGGTCCACCGGGGTGTTCACCCCCGGCTCGGCCGCGGAGCTCCTCGGCATTCCGTCGGTGGTCGGCATCAAGGACGGCTTCGGGGACGTCGAACTCATGAGCCGGATCATCACCACGATCCGTGCGGCCGACACCGAACGGGCCCGGGATTTCCTGTTCTTCAACGGTCTTCCCACGGCGGAGGTCTCCGCGCGCGCCTACTCCGCGGTCGGTGTGGCGCGGTACTCCTCGGCCGTGCACTGCTTCGCCCCCGAGATCGCTGCCCGCTTCCACCGCGCGCTCGCGGAGAACGACGACGCGGTCATGGAGGCGCTGCTCGCCGGGTTCTACCTCCCGCTGGTGGCGCTGCGGGACGAAGGGCAGGGCTTCGCCGTGTCACTGGTCAAGGCCGCCGCACGGCTACGCGGGGACAAGGTCGGCTCCGTCCGGCCGCCGCTGGTCGAGCCGACCGCGGACCAGATCACCCGCCTGGAGAAGATCGTCCACGACGGGTTCGCCGTCCTCGAGTCCGTCGAGGTCGGTGCCTGA